A single genomic interval of uncultured Pseudodesulfovibrio sp. harbors:
- a CDS encoding DNA internalization-related competence protein ComEC/Rec2: protein MNDRFSSFASRLNVPGLLPWQSYFLAFVLGVFSYRYPVASLTALGVVFFVDVCFRGWLKRLPVLAFLMCAAFGFSYAAQRAAVSVEGLAWMEKRTPVVVYGMVDRSEPRTDHRRRIVLRDLRYELDGQERPLPGKLVWNWRSPDYAPVPGQSFKGRMRVVPVRGFANPGGWDYGWYWLRQGVHWRAWPQGRKWKATWGERPVVFLWSLKSGLRSAVARNVPDTQGGAMVLALVTGDRSLLNAETTDAARSAGLSHTLALSGLHVGFVAAMGFGLAWLVGWLNPSVMLSMPRQKLGVLFAAPLVLAYAWIGQPSPSLVRAAVMYGVWGFFLFQGRGRLLLDGLFFALAAIVLFDPLSVFDLSLQMSAVAVAGIGLMFPQVRPLFRSGGTRWHKAIGWAGGLLALSLCANLALLPLVSWYFGTWTPNILFNLVWLPVLGCAVMPLGLVGALCVTAPWVAPFGVWCLGTAAQIMDWLLALLHLAEGAGYLPVTAVLRPLWPEIVGCTVLLAVALTAWANRRLFPGVAAVGFLFMVAPHVSIMVADAQDEARLTVIDVGLGQSALISLPGGHRWLVDGGGGSSRFDIGEAVVAPYLTRGRVPRLDGVFMSHPDSDHSHGLPHILSRFEVGAFYTNGMLPRGRTGKKMRAALEESGLVPQPLYAGEQVVLGDDTFFEILHPAVEYRNSHANERSLVLRLVRDGRGLALLPGDVQTDALASFVASGMPLKADVLVLPHHGSKSSIDMDFYHGVGAEVALCSNGYLNRYGFPDQKVLDAVGVPVFSTSRHGLIQAVWNADNVLSIRAFLP from the coding sequence GTGAATGACCGCTTTTCTTCTTTTGCCTCCCGCCTGAATGTCCCCGGCCTGTTGCCGTGGCAGAGTTATTTTCTCGCTTTTGTTCTCGGCGTCTTTTCATACCGTTATCCGGTTGCTTCCCTGACTGCGCTCGGTGTGGTCTTTTTTGTGGATGTCTGTTTTCGGGGCTGGCTGAAGCGGCTTCCGGTTTTGGCGTTTCTGATGTGCGCCGCGTTCGGCTTCAGCTATGCGGCACAGCGTGCTGCCGTTTCTGTGGAGGGCCTTGCGTGGATGGAGAAGCGAACGCCGGTCGTCGTGTATGGCATGGTGGACAGGAGTGAGCCGAGGACCGACCATCGGCGGCGGATTGTCCTGCGTGATCTCCGATACGAATTGGATGGGCAGGAACGGCCATTGCCGGGAAAGCTCGTTTGGAACTGGCGATCTCCCGATTATGCCCCTGTGCCGGGACAGTCGTTCAAAGGGCGGATGCGGGTTGTCCCGGTGCGCGGCTTCGCCAATCCCGGTGGCTGGGATTATGGCTGGTACTGGCTGCGGCAGGGGGTGCATTGGCGCGCATGGCCGCAGGGACGCAAGTGGAAAGCGACATGGGGCGAGCGCCCTGTTGTTTTTTTGTGGTCTTTGAAATCCGGCCTGCGAAGTGCCGTGGCCCGGAATGTTCCTGATACGCAGGGCGGGGCCATGGTGTTGGCATTGGTGACAGGAGACAGGTCCCTGCTCAACGCAGAGACGACTGACGCGGCACGGTCGGCAGGGCTTTCGCACACCCTTGCCTTGTCAGGGCTGCATGTCGGTTTTGTCGCGGCCATGGGGTTCGGTCTCGCGTGGCTGGTTGGATGGCTGAATCCGTCCGTCATGTTGTCCATGCCCCGGCAGAAGCTCGGGGTGCTGTTTGCCGCGCCGTTGGTGCTGGCCTATGCATGGATCGGACAGCCTTCGCCATCGCTTGTCAGGGCCGCGGTCATGTATGGCGTCTGGGGATTTTTTCTTTTTCAGGGGCGTGGACGGCTGCTTCTTGACGGATTGTTCTTTGCCCTGGCCGCTATTGTTCTCTTTGATCCGCTGTCCGTGTTTGATCTCAGCCTTCAGATGTCTGCCGTGGCGGTGGCGGGTATCGGACTCATGTTCCCGCAGGTGAGGCCTTTGTTTCGTTCCGGCGGCACAAGGTGGCACAAGGCGATTGGCTGGGCCGGTGGGCTGCTTGCCTTGAGTCTCTGTGCCAATCTCGCGCTGCTTCCTCTTGTATCATGGTATTTCGGCACATGGACACCGAACATCCTGTTCAATCTTGTATGGCTGCCCGTTCTCGGCTGTGCCGTCATGCCGCTTGGGCTTGTCGGTGCGCTCTGTGTGACAGCTCCGTGGGTGGCTCCGTTTGGCGTGTGGTGCCTTGGCACAGCCGCACAGATAATGGATTGGCTGCTTGCTTTGCTGCATTTGGCAGAGGGAGCCGGGTATCTTCCCGTGACGGCTGTTTTGCGTCCTTTGTGGCCGGAAATTGTCGGGTGTACCGTGCTGTTGGCTGTGGCCTTGACCGCATGGGCAAACCGACGATTGTTTCCCGGAGTGGCGGCTGTGGGATTTCTTTTCATGGTTGCGCCGCATGTTTCGATCATGGTGGCTGATGCCCAGGACGAGGCGCGGCTGACTGTCATTGATGTCGGTCTGGGGCAATCTGCCTTGATTTCGCTGCCCGGTGGACACCGCTGGCTTGTGGACGGTGGCGGAGGTTCAAGCCGGTTTGACATTGGCGAGGCCGTGGTCGCTCCCTATCTGACACGGGGGCGCGTTCCACGACTCGACGGCGTGTTCATGAGCCATCCCGATTCCGATCACAGCCACGGTCTGCCTCATATTCTATCACGTTTCGAGGTCGGGGCATTCTACACCAATGGCATGTTGCCGAGAGGACGGACCGGAAAGAAGATGCGGGCAGCCCTTGAGGAGTCCGGCCTTGTCCCGCAGCCGCTGTATGCCGGTGAGCAGGTTGTCTTGGGGGATGATACGTTTTTTGAAATTCTGCATCCTGCTGTAGAATATAGGAATTCTCACGCCAACGAACGGTCACTCGTGTTGCGGCTTGTTCGGGATGGAAGGGGACTTGCCTTGCTGCCGGGGGATGTCCAGACTGACGCATTGGCTTCATTTGTTGCTTCGGGGATGCCGTTAAAGGCTGATGTTCTTGTCTTGCCTCACCATGGCAGCAAGTCGAGCATCGATATGGATTTCTATCATGGGGTGGGTGCCGAGGTCGCGCTGTGTTCCAACGGATATCTCAATAGGTATGGGTTCCCTGATCAGAAAGTTCTCGATGCTGTCGGGGTGCCTGTTTTCAGTACTTCCCGGCATGGATTGATCCAGGCCGTATGGAATGCTGACAATGTCCTGTCGATACGTGCCTTTTTGCCGTAA
- a CDS encoding dual specificity protein phosphatase family protein: MKLFRNKPVYQVTWVTDQLGVGHAPMSHPQLDAIRSQGVDAILNLCGEFCDLHDIESEAGFEVHYLPLDDEEAPGLIELEKTLEWLDEAIYLGKKVLIHCRHGIGRTGTVLNAYLLRRGLGHKLAGRALKKLKSKPANFVQWRTVRKYGKKSGRLTVREPSLEFKRLVDLTPFFNDYEELVQRVDERLVDCSGCKSCGQDHDMCCRTPVRLSLAEAVHVSHRINLELSSDERVAVIERAVATAQAERQAAHDLGDEREGVEYCLSGVDAVCPLLLDGQCMLFDHRPLQCRAYGLEESAGDLLWEEMLTPALAKISSEMWFAYTGAMTGSELPLFSLPDVASGKFMETVFKFMMQQGIGDAG, translated from the coding sequence ATGAAGCTGTTTCGTAATAAGCCGGTGTATCAGGTCACATGGGTGACCGATCAGCTAGGCGTGGGGCATGCTCCCATGAGTCATCCGCAGCTTGACGCCATCCGCAGTCAGGGAGTTGATGCGATTCTCAATCTGTGCGGTGAATTTTGTGACCTGCATGATATCGAGAGCGAGGCAGGGTTTGAAGTGCATTACCTGCCCCTTGATGACGAGGAAGCGCCGGGACTTATCGAACTGGAGAAAACGCTGGAGTGGCTCGACGAAGCCATTTATCTCGGCAAGAAGGTGCTCATTCACTGCCGCCACGGCATCGGACGGACCGGCACTGTGCTCAATGCCTATCTGCTGCGGCGTGGGTTGGGGCATAAACTGGCGGGGCGGGCGCTCAAGAAGCTCAAGTCCAAACCTGCGAATTTCGTGCAGTGGCGTACCGTTCGCAAATACGGCAAGAAAAGTGGGCGTCTTACGGTGCGGGAGCCGTCCCTTGAATTCAAACGCTTGGTCGATCTGACACCATTTTTCAATGATTATGAGGAATTGGTGCAACGGGTCGATGAGCGTCTCGTTGATTGTAGTGGTTGCAAGTCCTGTGGACAGGATCATGATATGTGCTGTCGGACTCCGGTTCGGTTGAGTCTGGCGGAGGCCGTGCATGTCAGCCATCGTATCAATCTGGAACTGAGCAGTGATGAGCGGGTGGCGGTCATCGAGCGTGCCGTTGCCACGGCTCAGGCCGAGCGGCAGGCGGCGCATGATCTCGGTGACGAGCGTGAGGGCGTGGAATACTGCCTTTCCGGTGTGGACGCGGTCTGTCCGTTGCTGCTTGACGGGCAGTGCATGCTGTTTGACCATCGGCCGCTTCAGTGTCGGGCGTACGGCCTTGAAGAAAGTGCCGGGGATTTGTTGTGGGAAGAGATGCTGACCCCGGCTCTCGCAAAGATTTCTTCGGAAATGTGGTTTGCGTATACGGGAGCCATGACCGGATCCGAGTTGCCGCTTTTTTCTCTGCCTGACGTGGCGTCCGGAAAATTCATGGAGACTGTTTTCAAGTTCATGATGCAGCAGGGGATTGGCGACGCTGGCTAA
- a CDS encoding PEP/pyruvate-binding domain-containing protein — MLVTQLFKHWTYQVFAPGTLLRRKYEAFKSLLRHDAIALELIADLEELFYGEKLADRQRANWLAAQLAEAVQTMAGQLVEMNPSRYMDLPDYFRKIQFYVRMAMELEQPDVGPPYILSLEDAASLPRLAGGKAANLGRARNEAHVPVPPGFVITANAFNYFIDFNGIRDKMEEMLREMVVHDRDMLAHLTAEMQELILAGEVPEDIARGIRFAVSEIITGDDLIAVRSSALAEDGEISFAGQYASELNVQPNDVLEAYKRVLAGKYCPRAITYRISNGLTDSDTSMAVLVIPMVDADTAGVVYSLDPDCMGQDSVGVYGVRGLAHNLVDGSVSPSKAVLSRDRKLQLDEGCAPDEGGLPSEETLVRLAEYAMRLERVFGGPQDIEWAEDVTGELFILQTRPLQLERDEAADDTIPVTAPPLIEGLERASTGVGCGEIYYADTGERIARIPDGAIVVTPTLKPALLTFISKMSGVIAGNGSRASHFASVAREFGVPVLVGSQDPSLAPGRLVTVDGTNGMIFDGCVESILTRGRTGEKISERVLKQYETVVPLTVRLNLTDPQAEDFSPEGCRSLHDVVRFCHEKAVGEMFSLVDKRGRGMGASRRLRTSLPLVMYLLDLGDGLFANAGDAKYVMPQDIKSRPMWALWYGLSDPRVQWPEKLTHMDWEEFDKMAGGIFSFDSKLLASYGLISEDYLHLMIRFGYHFSVVDSVCGAESGANYINFRFKGGGAGFDQRLLRLEFIRRVLKHYGFEIQTRGDMIDARCHRLGENETRRILMRLGYLMAITRLMDMRMQNEEQVAIEVERFIESAESRDEAVS; from the coding sequence ATGCTGGTCACACAACTTTTCAAGCACTGGACCTATCAGGTGTTCGCACCGGGTACTCTGCTTCGGCGCAAATATGAGGCGTTCAAGTCGCTCTTGCGGCATGACGCCATTGCTCTGGAGCTCATTGCCGACCTTGAGGAGTTGTTTTACGGCGAAAAACTGGCTGACCGGCAGCGGGCCAACTGGCTTGCCGCCCAGTTGGCTGAAGCCGTGCAGACCATGGCCGGACAGCTCGTGGAGATGAATCCGTCCCGTTACATGGATCTGCCTGATTATTTTCGCAAGATTCAGTTTTATGTCCGTATGGCCATGGAGCTGGAACAGCCGGACGTGGGGCCTCCGTATATCCTTTCGCTGGAAGACGCTGCTTCCCTTCCCCGGCTTGCGGGCGGCAAGGCAGCCAATCTCGGACGGGCACGCAACGAGGCTCATGTACCGGTGCCTCCAGGATTTGTCATAACCGCCAATGCTTTCAATTATTTCATTGATTTCAATGGTATTCGTGACAAAATGGAAGAGATGCTCCGTGAGATGGTGGTGCATGACCGGGATATGCTCGCTCATCTGACGGCTGAAATGCAGGAACTCATTCTGGCGGGAGAGGTGCCGGAGGATATAGCCCGCGGCATTCGTTTTGCCGTGTCCGAGATTATCACCGGCGATGACCTAATTGCGGTTCGGTCGAGCGCTCTTGCTGAGGATGGTGAAATTTCCTTTGCCGGACAATATGCCAGCGAACTCAATGTACAGCCGAATGATGTGCTTGAGGCGTATAAGCGCGTTTTGGCTGGAAAGTATTGTCCCCGCGCTATAACCTATCGTATTTCCAACGGTTTGACGGACAGCGACACGTCTATGGCCGTGCTTGTCATCCCCATGGTGGATGCGGATACGGCAGGCGTGGTCTATTCCCTTGATCCCGACTGCATGGGGCAGGACAGTGTCGGTGTGTACGGTGTGCGCGGCCTTGCACACAACCTGGTGGACGGCAGCGTGTCTCCGTCCAAGGCGGTTCTTTCCCGTGACAGAAAACTGCAACTCGACGAAGGGTGTGCGCCGGACGAGGGCGGGCTGCCGTCCGAAGAAACTTTGGTGCGCCTTGCTGAATACGCCATGCGGCTTGAGCGTGTTTTCGGCGGTCCTCAGGATATCGAGTGGGCCGAAGACGTGACCGGCGAGTTGTTCATTTTGCAGACCCGTCCTTTGCAGCTTGAGCGGGACGAGGCCGCAGATGATACGATTCCCGTTACCGCGCCGCCGCTTATCGAAGGGCTGGAACGGGCTTCCACCGGGGTCGGGTGCGGTGAAATCTATTATGCCGATACCGGAGAGAGAATAGCTCGTATCCCGGATGGGGCCATCGTGGTCACGCCGACTTTGAAACCGGCACTGTTGACGTTTATCAGCAAGATGAGCGGCGTCATTGCGGGCAACGGCAGCAGGGCAAGTCATTTTGCTTCAGTGGCGCGGGAGTTTGGTGTTCCCGTGCTGGTAGGCAGTCAGGATCCTTCACTTGCACCCGGACGTCTGGTGACCGTGGACGGCACAAACGGCATGATTTTCGACGGCTGTGTCGAGTCGATCCTGACCCGTGGGCGGACAGGAGAGAAAATATCGGAGCGGGTGCTCAAACAGTATGAGACCGTGGTCCCGTTGACTGTTCGGCTTAACCTTACTGACCCGCAGGCCGAGGACTTTTCACCGGAAGGGTGCCGTTCATTGCATGACGTGGTGCGGTTCTGCCATGAAAAGGCCGTGGGCGAGATGTTCTCGCTCGTGGACAAGAGAGGTCGTGGCATGGGGGCGTCCCGGCGGCTCAGGACCAGCCTGCCGCTGGTCATGTATCTTCTTGATCTGGGTGATGGACTTTTTGCCAATGCGGGGGATGCGAAATACGTCATGCCGCAGGATATAAAAAGCCGTCCCATGTGGGCGCTGTGGTACGGGCTATCTGACCCTCGCGTACAGTGGCCGGAAAAGCTGACGCACATGGACTGGGAAGAATTCGACAAAATGGCGGGCGGCATATTCAGCTTCGATTCCAAGCTGCTGGCGAGTTACGGACTCATATCCGAAGACTATCTGCATTTGATGATTCGTTTCGGCTATCATTTTTCCGTGGTGGACTCCGTATGCGGGGCCGAAAGCGGTGCCAATTACATCAATTTCCGTTTCAAGGGTGGAGGGGCCGGTTTTGACCAGCGGCTTCTGCGGCTTGAATTCATTCGCCGGGTTTTGAAACATTACGGTTTCGAGATTCAGACGCGTGGTGACATGATTGACGCCAGATGTCATCGCCTCGGAGAAAACGAGACACGGCGGATTCTTATGCGGCTGGGATATCTGATGGCCATTACGCGGCTTATGGATATGCGTATGCAGAATGAGGAGCAGGTTGCCATCGAGGTCGAGCGGTTTATCGAGAGTGCGGAGAGTCGGGATGAAGCTGTTTCGTAA
- a CDS encoding response regulator, which translates to MADIIVLDDVSDAGALVKRILERKGHSVTAFTEEEDALDHARKNPVDLAILDIKLKKLTGVEVLEELKKVNPGIRAIMLTGYPTLETARESLRLGAQEYCVKPINKDELETKVAEVLNA; encoded by the coding sequence ATGGCTGATATAATAGTATTGGATGATGTTTCCGATGCCGGAGCGCTGGTCAAGCGCATCCTTGAGCGCAAGGGGCATAGTGTGACGGCCTTCACTGAAGAGGAAGATGCGTTGGACCATGCCCGGAAAAACCCCGTGGATCTCGCCATCCTTGATATCAAGCTCAAGAAGCTGACCGGTGTCGAGGTGCTTGAGGAACTCAAGAAGGTCAATCCGGGGATACGGGCCATTATGCTGACCGGATATCCCACACTTGAAACCGCTCGTGAATCGCTTCGGCTCGGCGCACAGGAATATTGTGTCAAGCCTATCAACAAGGACGAACTTGAAACCAAGGTCGCGGAAGTCCTCAACGCCTAG
- a CDS encoding ATP-binding protein, producing the protein MRIFSRLKFRTKLNIGMSSILVVMAALLLPLVGRMTVETLVEENKLRGQALSESLAARAVEPMLALDFLRLKNMVDEQIAVGDVVYVFVQDGVGHVLAHTFHKGFPLDLIRANSVENGQKIHIQLVADGASRIYDFASPVVVGTDRIGTVRIGLSKTRINATVHRQLTMVAGFFSGALLLAVILGNLFSRQVANRIGRLKEHAESMLMGDLDMQSGPSDVTHCWERQQCGLEACPAYGDTRRRCWYIAGTMCPECSDGEGHSRKQDSCRMCKVYREGVGDELQDLAETFDVMALSLKTHIGELRTVERDLRDQQRLMRTILDVTPDRVSLIDTRLRYMGANRSFAHHVGLEVPELVGKTDFDIFDEKRAEERHMAARDILDSGLRLDTQLVVEENGVERWFHVVCIPVHGDNGRITGMLRTDRDITDLKGYERQIVQAQKMESLGLMAGGVAHEINTPLGIILGYSQLLQEDVEEGSQIHQDLRVIEKQTQVCKKIVADLLGFSRQADSTKREMCFNNSVMEAISLVRHTFQLDHVEIVTELDDRFPVIYGDPEKLKQVWINLLTNARDAMREKGGTILVRTRLDTPVGIVSLWVADTGEGISDEGIKKIFDPFYSTKPVGRGTGLGLSVSFGIIEDHDGDIHATSPVPPSFEFPKEYLGKDAGVGTLIGVNLPLDHGEEEEMEESGESVEYKDNE; encoded by the coding sequence ATGCGTATTTTCTCCAGACTCAAATTCAGGACCAAGCTGAACATCGGCATGTCGTCGATACTTGTTGTCATGGCGGCGCTGCTGCTGCCTCTTGTTGGAAGAATGACGGTTGAGACGCTTGTTGAAGAAAACAAGCTGCGTGGTCAGGCTCTTTCCGAAAGTCTGGCTGCGCGGGCCGTGGAACCCATGCTTGCGCTCGATTTTTTGCGCCTGAAAAACATGGTCGATGAGCAGATTGCCGTTGGTGATGTGGTGTATGTCTTTGTTCAGGACGGAGTCGGCCATGTCCTCGCGCATACCTTTCATAAAGGTTTTCCGCTTGATCTGATTCGGGCGAACAGCGTTGAAAACGGGCAAAAAATTCATATTCAGCTAGTAGCAGACGGTGCTTCCCGTATTTATGATTTTGCTTCACCTGTGGTTGTGGGGACAGATCGAATCGGGACTGTGCGTATCGGCTTGTCCAAGACGCGCATCAACGCGACGGTGCATCGTCAGTTAACCATGGTCGCCGGTTTCTTTTCCGGTGCGTTGCTTCTGGCCGTGATACTCGGAAATCTTTTTTCCAGACAGGTCGCCAATCGAATTGGCCGTCTCAAGGAGCATGCCGAGTCCATGCTCATGGGTGATTTGGACATGCAATCCGGACCGTCTGACGTCACCCATTGCTGGGAGCGGCAGCAGTGCGGGCTTGAGGCTTGCCCCGCATATGGCGACACCCGACGTCGGTGCTGGTATATTGCCGGAACCATGTGCCCGGAATGCAGTGACGGTGAGGGACATTCGCGGAAGCAGGATTCCTGCCGCATGTGTAAGGTCTATCGTGAAGGCGTAGGGGATGAATTGCAGGATCTTGCCGAAACGTTTGACGTCATGGCCCTGTCTCTCAAGACGCACATCGGAGAACTGAGAACCGTGGAGCGTGACCTGCGCGACCAGCAGCGCCTGATGCGTACCATTCTTGACGTGACGCCGGACCGTGTCTCGCTCATCGACACCCGGCTGCGATACATGGGTGCCAACCGGAGTTTTGCCCATCATGTCGGCCTTGAAGTGCCGGAACTTGTCGGGAAGACCGACTTTGATATTTTTGATGAAAAGCGTGCCGAGGAACGGCATATGGCGGCCCGTGATATCCTTGATTCGGGATTGCGGCTTGATACGCAGCTCGTGGTGGAGGAAAATGGTGTGGAACGGTGGTTTCATGTTGTCTGCATCCCGGTCCATGGCGATAATGGCCGTATTACCGGCATGTTGCGTACCGACCGTGATATTACCGATCTCAAGGGGTACGAACGCCAGATCGTTCAGGCGCAGAAAATGGAATCGCTCGGCCTCATGGCCGGAGGTGTGGCGCATGAAATCAATACGCCGCTCGGTATCATTCTCGGTTATTCCCAGTTGTTGCAGGAAGATGTGGAAGAGGGAAGCCAGATTCATCAGGACCTTCGTGTGATCGAAAAACAGACGCAGGTCTGCAAGAAGATCGTTGCCGACTTGTTGGGATTTTCGCGTCAGGCGGATTCCACCAAGCGGGAAATGTGCTTCAATAACTCGGTTATGGAAGCGATCAGCCTTGTTCGGCATACGTTCCAGCTCGATCATGTGGAAATCGTGACCGAACTCGATGATCGTTTCCCTGTCATTTACGGAGATCCCGAAAAGCTGAAACAGGTCTGGATCAACCTGCTGACCAACGCCCGTGACGCCATGCGCGAGAAGGGCGGAACCATCCTCGTCCGTACACGCCTTGATACCCCTGTGGGGATAGTCTCATTGTGGGTCGCAGACACTGGTGAAGGTATTTCCGACGAGGGAATCAAAAAGATTTTTGATCCATTTTACAGTACCAAGCCCGTGGGGCGTGGAACCGGACTCGGACTGTCTGTCTCGTTTGGTATCATTGAGGATCACGATGGTGACATTCATGCGACCAGCCCCGTGCCCCCGTCGTTCGAGTTCCCGAAGGAATATCTGGGCAAGGATGCCGGGGTGGGAACTTTGATCGGGGTGAATCTTCCGTTGGACCACGGCGAAGAGGAAGAGATGGAAGAGTCCGGTGAGAGTGTGGAGTACAAGGATAATGAATAA
- a CDS encoding phosphate/phosphite/phosphonate ABC transporter substrate-binding protein produces MMALLGGCGDDEPVIRVDLNRRDKLVAPQKQEAITYAYLPQYSHTVSFQRHRALLQYLRETTGLPLRQIFPDTFDEHIKMVERGEIDISYSNPFVYIKLAKAGATAFARILEPSGKPDFQGQIICRKDNPTIKSIEECRGKRWIAVDPRSAGGYLFPLGLFYDHGIYLKDFEEVEFAPGPGGKQEKVVLGVHAGAYDVGTIRKGTLDVVAEKVHLDDIRVLAETRSYPGWVYAARKGLDPAVVEAIAQAMFALNREGGQACIHASQILDSAGIRGIIPAVDADYDPVRELANKLGLD; encoded by the coding sequence ATGATGGCTTTGCTCGGTGGTTGCGGGGATGATGAACCCGTCATTCGTGTGGACCTGAACCGGAGAGATAAACTGGTTGCGCCGCAGAAGCAGGAAGCGATCACATACGCATACCTGCCGCAGTACTCGCATACTGTCTCATTTCAGCGGCATCGGGCATTATTGCAATACCTTCGGGAGACCACCGGGTTGCCGCTTCGTCAGATTTTCCCTGACACGTTTGATGAACATATCAAGATGGTCGAACGTGGCGAAATCGATATTTCGTATTCCAATCCTTTTGTTTACATCAAGCTCGCCAAGGCCGGGGCAACGGCGTTCGCACGGATATTGGAGCCGTCCGGAAAACCTGATTTTCAGGGCCAGATCATTTGCCGAAAGGACAATCCGACAATCAAGAGTATCGAAGAATGCCGCGGCAAGCGGTGGATCGCTGTGGACCCGCGTTCCGCTGGTGGGTATCTTTTCCCGCTCGGGCTTTTCTATGACCATGGCATTTACCTGAAGGATTTCGAGGAAGTCGAGTTTGCGCCGGGACCGGGGGGCAAGCAGGAAAAAGTCGTGCTCGGCGTTCATGCCGGTGCGTATGATGTGGGCACCATCCGCAAGGGGACACTGGATGTCGTGGCGGAGAAAGTGCATCTGGATGATATCCGGGTGTTGGCGGAGACTCGGTCGTATCCCGGTTGGGTGTATGCCGCCCGCAAGGGACTTGATCCGGCTGTGGTGGAAGCCATTGCACAGGCCATGTTCGCACTGAATCGTGAAGGGGGGCAGGCCTGTATTCATGCCTCGCAGATTCTCGATTCGGCTGGCATCCGGGGGATCATTCCGGCTGTTGATGCGGATTACGATCCGGTTCGTGAACTGGCGAATAAGCTTGGGCTGGATTAG
- a CDS encoding PH domain-containing protein, with the protein MANTYKIPMKKIVLIALLAFIAVVAAAVTWSFRSGLLWTGICLIAVAGPLSILYWYMLYINPKRASITVADEGVLLAAPPFASAVIPWAAVEKAFPVNLVTDEDFKAVKTKKMMQFAGYRSGIIELKGSKEAVVVANRPDVLCLQTEERFYLLGPSDIEGFTTDVDAVMSQK; encoded by the coding sequence GTGGCGAATACATACAAAATCCCCATGAAAAAAATCGTTCTGATCGCGCTGCTCGCCTTTATTGCCGTTGTTGCCGCCGCGGTTACCTGGAGCTTCCGATCCGGACTTCTGTGGACCGGCATTTGCCTCATTGCCGTTGCTGGACCGCTCTCCATTCTCTACTGGTACATGCTGTACATCAATCCCAAGCGTGCCAGCATCACCGTGGCAGACGAAGGAGTCCTTCTCGCCGCGCCCCCCTTTGCCAGTGCTGTCATTCCCTGGGCCGCCGTTGAAAAGGCGTTCCCTGTCAATCTCGTAACCGACGAAGACTTCAAGGCCGTCAAAACCAAGAAAATGATGCAGTTCGCAGGGTACCGCTCCGGCATCATAGAACTCAAGGGTTCCAAGGAAGCTGTCGTTGTCGCCAACCGTCCCGACGTACTCTGCCTCCAGACGGAAGAACGTTTTTACCTGCTCGGCCCCAGCGACATCGAAGGTTTCACAACGGACGTCGACGCTGTCATGAGCCAGAAATAG